In the genome of Arachis stenosperma cultivar V10309 chromosome 2, arast.V10309.gnm1.PFL2, whole genome shotgun sequence, the window gaggagaactaggaaaacaaccatgaagaagaagctcacaaccatgctaGAGAAGGCCCTGTGAATCATGatgggcaagaaaggagagttcTAGGCTCTTACATCAATCCAAACCCAGGAAATTATGGAAGTAGCATCTaaaagcccaccatacatgcctgAAAGAGCCTAACAGCGGAAACGACACAAATGTCcaacacaagaacaatatgGAAGCACTCACAACGCAATATGGCAGCAACTATAACAAGCAAATATAGCAAGTAaagcaataacaagaacacaccGAGATTTTAACGTGGAAAACCCCCTCAATGTGAGAGGTAAAAACCACGGGTCGTCCAGACCAATGAAATAGCTCCACTATAATCAAATGAGGTACAAGAGAGTCTCAAACAAAGCACAAAAACGTGCATATAACCAGCCAAAACATCAATGCACCAAAAATAATAGGCAAGAAGATGAAATATACCCAAAAAACAGAGCTGATGTCGAAGCCAATTTCTCCCTCTTCAGATCTCCAATTAAAATCTCCACCGTtcagaatgaagaacaaaatgTGAAGAATCTACAGTTCAAATTTCACGTCGATCCAACGGTGAAAGAATGAGAAACTGCCGTTCCAAGATTGCTGCTCTGTGTAAAAACGGGAAACCTAATTTCTCTCTTGCGAAACCAATTTCTCCTACTGCAAACCTCCAATCAACATCTCCACCGAtcagaatgaagaacaagatgaTAGGAATACGCAGTTTAAATTTCAAGCCGATCCAACGGTGAACAACTGAGAAACTGCCATTTGAAATTTGCTACTTTGgacaaaaacgaaaattttgtttttccctttctttctctcttttgtgGCTACTCTCTATCACTCTCAATGACACTCAAAAACTGATTAGGGTTGTGGCACAATGGGTGCAAGAGACACCCTCAaaatgttgggcttgggcctcACGAAGGAGAGAAAAAACCCAACAAATCTCCCCCTTCTCGACTAGGTGGAGGCCCTCGCCATTCCGGCGATCAAACAACATGTTTCAAACTTTTCTCTTGACAATGCTTTTGTCATCATATCAGCACCATTGTCATCAGTATGAACTTTCTCAAGTTCCAACAACTTGGAATCTAACACATCCCGTATCCAATGATACCTAACATCGATATGTTTAGATCTTGGATGAAAAGTAGAATTCTTGGCAAGATGAATAGCACTTTGGCTATCACACAACAAGACATAACGGTCTTGCTTAAAACCAAGTGCTGCAAGAAACTTCTTCATCCACAACAACTCTTTACATGCTTCAGTTGCTGCAATAAACTCTGCCTCTGTGGTAGAAAGTGCAACACACTTCTGTAGCCTTGACTGCCATGAAATAGCTCCCCCTGCAAACTTGACCAAATAACCTGAAGTAGACTTTCGAGAATCAATATCTCCTGCCATGTCTGCATCAGTAAAGCCAACTAGCAAAGGTTTCTCACCACCAAACTCAAACTCAAGTTAGTTGTACCTTTGAGATATCTCATAATCCATTTAACAGCATTCCAATGTTCTTTACCTGGATTAAAGAGAAAACGACTCACAGTACCAACCGCATGAGCAATGTCTGGTCTAGTACACACCATAGCATACATCAAGCTTCCAACAGCTGAGGCATAAGGAATTTCATCCATTGCTTGTTTCTCCTCATCAGTGGTTGGACACTGCTTGGTACTCAACTTAAAATGAGGAGCAAAAGAACTAGCAACACATTTGGCATCATTCATGCCAAACTTTTGAAGCACTTTCTTTATGTACTTCTCCTGTGACAAATAAAGCTTCTTGGAATCTCTATAACGAGTAATAGTCATGCCCAAAATTTGTTTGGCAGGACCCAAGTCCTTCATAGCAAAGAACTTGCTCAACTGTTTCTTCAACTCATTAATCCTCAAAGCATTCTTGCCCACAATCaaaatatcatccacataaagcAAAAGAATGATAAAATCATCATCAGAAAATTTTTGCACAAATACACAATGATCTGAAGTTGTCTTATGGTAACCATGCTTCTCCATAACAGATTCAAACTTCTTGTACCACTGTCTTGGAGCTTGCTTCAACCCATAAAGACTCTTCTTAAGCTTGCACACAAAATCTTCCTTTCCTTTAACAACAAAGCCCTCCGGTTGCTCCATGTAGATCTCCTTATCTAAATCACCATGAAGAAAAGCGGTCTTCACATCCATTTGCTCAATCTCCAAATCAAGAGATGCTGCTAATCCAAGCATAGCACGAATGGATGACATCCTCACAACAGGAGAAAAGATCTCCTCATAATCAACACCTTTTCTCTGGCTAAAACCTCTAACAACCAATCTAGCCTTATACCGAGGCTTAGAATTGCGTTCTTCATTCTTGATTCTGAATACCCATTTGTTCTTCAAAACTCGCATACCCTTCGGTAGCTTCACCAACTCATAGGTATCATTCTCAAGCAAGgacttcatttcttcttgcatAGCTTCAAGCCATTGAGCTTTGCTTTCATCTTCAACAGCCTCTCCAAAGCATTCAGGTTCTCCCCCATCAGTCAACAAAACAAACTCATGTGGAGAATACCTTGACGAAGGCTTTCTCTCTCTTGTAGACCTTCTAAGTGCATTTGCAGGAATTTCTAAAGCTGGTTCTTCATCTTGATCATCATCACCAACTTCATCAAGTATCGGATCAACTGTTCCATCTTCACCTGCACTTGTATCATGCTCATTATTTTGAGCTTCAATTCTACCATCTTCTACCATAGGCATAGAGGGAGTAATATCCAATTCAGAAAAATCATCACTAGGCTGAACCATTGGCTTCTCCGCATGATCAACATCCTTCAATGTTTGGTCTTCAACAAAGACAACATCTCTACTCCGAATCACCTTCTTGTTAACAGGATCATAAAACCTGTAACCAAACTCATCCATGCCATAGCCAATAAAAATACACTGCCTAGTCTTTACATCAAGCTTAGATCTCTCATCTTTGGGAATATGAACAAAAGCTTTACATCCAAAGACTCTTAAATGATCATAAGAAACATCTTTACCTGACCATACCTTCTCTGGCACTTCAAATTGCAAGGGAACACATGGTGTCCGGTTCAAGACATGAACAACAGTGCTCAAAGCTTCACCCCAAAAGGATTTTGCCAATCCAGATTGTGACAACAAGCACCTAACTCTTTCAACCAATGTTCTGTTCATCCTTTCAGCCAAGCCATTCAACTGAGGAGTCTTCGGAGGAGTCTTCTGATGTCTTATACCATGCTCtttacaataagcatcaaatggACCTGAGTACTCACCACCATTGTCAGTACGAATGCATTTTAACTTCTTCCCAGTTTCTCTTTCAACAGAAGCTTGAAATTGCTTGAACACATTCAAAACTTGATCTTTGGTCTTCAAAGTGTAAACCCATAATTTTCTAGAATGATCATCAATAAAGGTTACAAAATAGATAGACCCTCCAAGTGTTCTTGTCTTCATCGGCCCACATACATCAGAATGCACCAAGTCAAGTATCTCCGGCTTCCTTGAAGGTGGATGGCTCTTAAAAGAGACCCTGTTTTGTTTTCCAGCAAAACAATGATTGCACTTTTGCAAAGCAACCTTACAACCAGATAAAAGATTCCTCTTGGATAACATATTCATGCCTTTCTCACTCATATGACATAATCTCTTATGCCATAAATCAGTTTCATCAACAAACTCAGCAGCATTAACAACATCTTTCATAATCTTTGCTTGAGTTAAATAAAGAGTAGAGTGTCTTGTACCTCTAGCAACAACCATGGAACCCTTGGTGAGCTTCCAGCTATCACGAGAAAATGAGCTATTCAAGTCTTCATCACACAACTTACCAACAGAAAGTAAGTTCAACCGAATATCTGGAACATGCTTCACACGCTTCAAAGTCAACTTGGTACCGTTGGAGGTTTCTAAACAAACTTGTCCAACACCAGCACATTTTGCAACACCTTGATGAGCCATTTTCACATCACCAAAATCACCAGGAGTATAGGACGTAAACAAATCCCTCCTAGATGTAACATGAATAGAAGCACCGCTATCAATCACCCAACTAGTGCTATTATCAACAAGGTTAACAGATTCAAACTCCTCaacaacaagaaaatcatcatgagTTACATTAACCTTGTCTTCCTTGTTACCATCATCTTTATTTGTGCTCTTTTCTTTACTTGCCTTggctttctccttctttagcTGCCAACAAAATCTCTTCACATGTCCCTTTTGACCGCAATGATGACACTCAATATTCTTATACTTTCCTCGAGACTTGCTTCTGCTTTGATCTCTACCTTTAGGACCTCGACTTTTGCTTCTCCCCCTAGACTCAGAACAAGAACATCTGAATGTGTAGTCGATGTACCTTGTGACTTTCTTCTCATCTCTTCATTCAAAACACTACTCTTGGCAAGATCCATAGAGATTACACCATCAGGAGCAGAATTGGACAATGACATTCTGAGAATTTCCCACGAGTCTGGTAAGGAGCCAAGAAGTAACAATCCTTGAACCTCTTCATCAAACTTGATACCCATGGAAGATAACTGATTCATAATTCCTTGGAAATTGTTCAAGTGATCTGTCATTGATGTCCCATCTGTATACTTCAAAGCCAACAACTGCTTGATCAAAAACATCTTGTTATTCCCAGTTTTTCGAGCATACAACTGTTCAAGCTTAATCCAAAGGGTTCGAGCATGTGTCTCTCCAATAATATGGTTCAACACATTATCGTCAACCCACTGCCTAATATATCCACAGACTTGTCTATGCAACAAAGTCCAATCATCATCAGACTTATCATTAGGCTTCTCTGTACCAAAAACTGGTTGATGAAAATTTTTGACATAAAGCAAATCTTCCATCTTTGACTTCCACAAATCATAATTAAGACCATTAAGAGTGATCATCCTACTAGTATTAGTATTAGCTTCCATTGTTCACAAAATCATAAGCCCAGAAAAATACCAACAAGCTCTGATGCCAGTATGAAAGAGCCTAACAGCGGAAACGACACAAATGTCcaacacaagaacaatatgGAAGCACTCACAACGTAATATGGCAGCAACTATAACAAGCAAATATAGCAAGTAaagcaataacaagaacacaccGAGATTTTAACGTGGAAAACTCCCTCAATGTGAAAGGTAAAAACCACGGGTCGTCCAGACCAATGAAATAGCTCCACTATAATCAAATGAGGTACAAGAGAGTCTCAAACAAAGCACAAAAATGTGCATATAACCAGCCAAAACATCAATGCACCAAAGCTCACAAATAATAGGCAAGAAGATGAAATATACCCAAAAAACAGAGCTGATGTCGAAGCCAATTTCTCCCTCTGCAGATCTCCAATTAAAATCTCCACCGTTCAGAATGAAGACCAAAATGTGAAGAATCTATAGTTCAAATTTCACGTCGATCCAACGGTGAAAGAATGAGAAACTTCCGTTCCAAGATTGCTGCTCTGTGTAAAAACGGGAAACCTAATTTCTCTCTTGCGAAACCAATTTCTCCTACTGCAAACCTCCAATCAACATCTCCACCAAtcagaatgaagaacaagatgaTAGGAATACGCAGTTTAAATTTCAAGCCGATCCAACGGTGAACAACTGAGAAACTGCCATTTGAAATTTGCTACTTTGGACAAAAACGAAAATTCTgtttttccctttctttctctcttttgtgGCTACTCTCTATCACTCTCAATGACACTCAAAAACTGATTAGGGTTGTGGCACAATGGGTGCAAGAGACACCCTCAaaatgttgggcttgggcctcacgaaggagagaaaaaacccaacaatgccaacaactttgaattaaaaccccagctcatcacctTTGTTCAGAACAACTGTTCATTCGGAGGAAGTgcccaagaagaccccaatcaacatctaaccactTTCCTAAGAATATGTGACACTATGAAGTCTAATGGTGTCCATCCGGATGTCTATAGACTGCTGTTGTTTcccttttcactcagggacaaagcatctaagTGGCTAGAATCATTCCCAAATGAGAGCTTAACAAATTAGGAGGATGTGGTAAACAAGtttttggcaagattctacCCTCTTCAAAGAATCAataggctgagagctgaggtacaaaccttcaggcaataagatggtgaaactctctatgaggcatgggagaggtttaaggacttaacaagaagatgcccaccagacatgttcaatgaatgggttcaactgcacattttctatgaaggtctttcttatgagtcaaagaaggctgtagaccattcatcagggggctctctaaacaaaaagaaaaccattgaagaatccatagatgtcattgagactgtGGCTGAGAATGATtacttctatgcttctgaaagaagcaacactcgaggagtaatggagctgagaTGCATTGTTGACTCAAAATAAAATGAtcagctagcagatcttaccaagaaggtggaagaaaaccaagttgcagcaaTCATTACCTTatcaccagctcaagaaggagtaaatgcaggagaagaaggtgactggaaacaagccaactatgttggaaactcacccAGACAGacccatgatccatactccaaaacttacaatTCTGGTTGGAGAAACCACCctaactttgggtggggaaatcaacaagaccaaggccaagaccaGAGACGCCACAACCACAATCCCAACAATAATGCAACTCACCAACATCCTTCACAGAGATCCTATCAACACCCACCTAATCACCCGTCTCAACCATCtaacctcaacccaccatcacCGACCGAAGATAGACTCTCCAGAATTGAGACTCTACTTGAAGACATATGTAAAGAAGTCCAAGATAACATAGTGTTCAAGGATGAAGTGCGAGCCAATATAAAAAACTAGGGAGATACCATCAAGAGGCTGGAGTCCCAAGTGGGATATCTATCTCAATAGTTTCCCAAGCCTACTGATAGTTTTCCAAGTGACACAGAAAAGAACCCcagaggagaaacaaagaaagtaaggtAGGAAGAATGCAAGATGATCACTATAAGTGATGAAAGGAATGTAGAGGAAGTGCACACACAAACAGAACACTTCCACGACAATCCAAAGGAAAAGTATGAAGAGAGAAACCACGCACCCCATCCCACACATAGGGAGGAGCTAAAGAAAGGGGATACCCTAAATCCATATGCACCCTTTCCCCAAAGACTCAAAGGTGGTATAGCAAGGAGAATGTATTCAAGGTTCCTCGAcatgtttgcatctcttgatgtaaatataccattcattaaGGCCCTCCAACAAATGCCCTCCTACATCAAGTACATAAAGGAGCTGCTGGCCAAAAAGAGTTCATTGAAGGGTGGGAAAACAATAAAGATGAACAGAGAGtgcagtgctctcattcaaatagagccacctacaaagaagaaggatCCAAGGAGTTTTCATATTCCCTGTGCTATAGGAGAGACAATGATTGATAAAGGGCTCTGTGACTTGGGAGCAAatatcaacttaatgcctctgtccctcatgaaaaagcttcaaatcaatgagctaacacccacagacataatcatcaaattggctgacaaaactcaaaaacaggcGATAGGAGTGGTTGAAAACGTATTAGTAAAGGTTGGAAATTACTTCATGCCCACAGATTTTGTTATCCTGGAGATGGAAGAGAATCACATCCATCCCATCATCTTAGGgaggccattcttagccacagccAAAGCGCTTATAGATGTGGAGCGAGGAGAACTACTCTTaagaatacatgatgaacacCTCACCTTCAATGTCTTCAAACCCTCACAAAAAGCAGATCATGATAACAAAGAGTCAAAGGAAGACCACAGTAAGGAGCTGATGGAAGAGACAAGCATGGGAACACAAGTATCACACCTGAAAACCCTGATGGTTGACAAGCAAGGTGGTCAGAAGGAGCAATAGCCAAGTGTAACCCAAGAGGAGCTAGACCCACCAGAGTCATATGAGACAAGCAACAGGACTTTCCTAAAAGAAGAAACCACAAGGAGCAAAGTAACATCAAGGGAAACAAAGAAGAAGGCCCCAAAGGGATAGAGGAACAAGAAGATTCCTACAGAGGGTTTTTCTCTAGGAGATGAAGTGGTCTCTGCCTATATTCTACCTATCCCATCTTAGCTACCTCAAGTGTACACCATCAGAAAAATTCTGTCCTTAGAACATGTGGAGCTTCTCAACAAAGCAAATGGAAACAGATTCATTGCAAGAGGGGAAGATTTGAAACACTACAAACCACcttgccagggcatcttggccaatTTCATTGactttttctttactattttagggtagtttcatgcattttcttagtacataagcaagttttggatgaaaatacacttacaccttgattcaagcaattattgtgaactttacatgatttcatgaggattagGCAGGAATTGTATGAtataattgatgatgcataatctcatgacttggaacagagctttgatgcacctTAATTGCTtaatttcaggacaaaggaagcaagaaggagccacgttagcagccacgttaatctaattaacgtgaccactaacgtggaatgggagcaagcttgtagcgttaatggaaaaagtgatcgccaataacgccctcgaagccatcatagcccacgttaatcgccacgttaactacattaacgtggtagcgttaactacattaacgtggtagctaacgtagaggaggaagaagagctCAAAcattagtggtaaaagtgattgtcactaacgtttCACAAAGGCACAATgaagccacgttaagagtcacgttaatccaattaacgtgaactctaacgtgggatgAAGAACCAAtcaccaacgttagtgacactcacctttgtcactaacgttggaccaacccaagagtgcccacgttagtggtcacgttaagaccactaacgtgagagATAACGTAGAGCTAAGCATGATAAgtcaatgttagtgacactcacctttgtcattaacattggagatggcaatcactaccacgttagtggccacgttaatctaattaacttgaactctaacgtgggaaggaggggcgtttggagcgttagtgataatggtaagtgtcactaacgctctcaaagcttaggcatgcccacgttaggagtcacgttagttatactaacgtgaactctaacgtagggaaaGGGGGaacaaggcaacgttattggaaaaggtgattcccaataacgtttgcgaaggaccaagaggcaacgttagtggtcacgttagtgccactaacgttgaagttaacatTGATCATTttgggttggaacgttagtggaaaaggtgattgtcactaacgttctcgaaccacATCCTTACTTAAcgttaatgccactaacgtcctaactaacgcccatgcctaactcacatTTTTCTGCAAacaaagctgagcccactgaagattgtaactacttcaactaaagatcaaaggcccatatccaagacttgaagaactcactagaagatcaagaagagtagtatatataggagtagttttgaactatagggaagcttggcacttttggagaactacactctgtatatttactttctgCATTTTCTAGTTTGGGAAGCATGTATTCTGTTCTACCATTTTTCAtttccatttccagagctatgaacaaataaacccctttcattgggttagggagctctgttgtaatttgatggatcaattatagtttccattcttcttcctctttcttttctcttgatttactaggaagctttcgatcttaatctaattggttagttgtcttggaaaagaaactctccataattggatctcctctgagccttggaaaagggattaggagatcatgctagaaattctttctcatgttggaccaaattggggtttgggcggatatagtgacatgtaatcctcccaacactttgatttggaaatacatgtagtataatcagtgaccatactttatctcttcccatgagcaattaaatcaaggatttgggcaattgttcaagtttagagagattggattgccaaggaattgggatccaatcacttaagattgccaaggagatcaatgaatgcattgattgaggaagatataagaatgaacttgatccggagaatgcaacatctcctaagcccaatgaattccctaTCTCTGATCTTACCCTTTCTCTTTACATTATTCCATTTATTTCCATGTTCATTTCCCCatatccccatttaagattctgcactttattttctgcactttactttcccgccatttaattttctgtaatTCTCAACTAAatttctgtttagctcaactagcacattcttccaactaaagttgcttgaccaatcaatccctgtgggattcgacctcactctattgtgagtttttacttgacaacaattcggtatacttgccgaagagaaatttgttgagagacaagttttcgtgcaaCAGGCGCGCATGCGTGGGAAgctgcacgtgacctcattaaaagAAATCGTGCCTGGCAATTTCTGAGGCTCATTAGGCCCAATTTCAAGCTGTTTCTGTATGGAAAAAGACCAAAGAATGCTAGGGAGAAGGGGGATCAATCATTTTGACACTAAGACACATTTTCTagttttttgggtttttttgttcttctagagagagaaaccctTGTTCTTCTCTAGATTTAGCTTTAATTTGATCTTCTCTTGTTGAATCTGAATTGGATTTTGTTAATTACTAGTTTTGATCGTTTAATTTGAATTCCTTAGTATACTTTTGCTTAGATCTTGTGTTAGTTTATGGATTCTTGTCAATTGTCACTTTATACCCATTGCATGAATGTTGTGAATCTTGACTTGTTGATGTTACATTGATGATTTCTTTGCTTAATTGTGTTGTTTGAGTGATTGTAAGTTGATACTTGTTAGTGGGTATTTGTTAATTTCAATCCAATTGCAATTTGAACATGTCTTTTGTTAATGcttaccaagtgtttgatgaattgtttgccttgattatggagtagttctttttactcttggcttaggccaagggaattgggtaaacttgagtcattgggtctaatggatttgatgatttgggaacccttagtggtcaatttgatagccattgacactagcctactactaGGTTAATTAGTAGTGAGGTTAGACCTTATGGGTAGATGTTGACCAAGCCATTTAACTTACTTCAAGTATAGAAGTAGATTTAATGAGTTTGGctcctcataattgtcaagatatggttattagacaaggatagtgaccccaattcccatgtctagccaagagttatttttatcattcttatttagaaaaccaaaaatcTTCATTGCCTTACCTTAGTTAAAGTTCTTGTTTAGTTGAGAGTAGAATTAAATTGAATGTTGTCTTCTTAGTTTGAAATTGCTCACATCTTGCTtagttatttgaattaattccttgcACTTTAGATTACTTATTTGCTAAGATTcctagtttactttcttgctcatGACTTACAACTTCGGATTTCTAACCAATGTTAAAGCACATGTTTGCCTATTACTTGTgagacaacccgaggtttgaatagtTCGGTTACTTTATTggggttgaacttgtgacaaccaattccTTTCTAAATTTAATCCTCGAGGATTGTTGTTGGtggagctatacttgcaacgtaactTCATTGAGAAATTCTCTTCCGACGCAATTCCCGTGGccatcaaatttttggcgccgttgccggggaatggtTGCAACATATGCCTTGATATTGGTTATGTGAATATGTTAATATTGTAGATAATTTGTTTGCTTTCAATACTTAGCTATAGTTtagcttcttttatttttgtgctATGACTCTCAAGTTTGATGACTCAGTCTCAACCGAATTCTAGCTTAGCCAATTTTGATCCcgagattgaaagaactctaTTACACACTCGGCAAGCTAGACGGCGGTTGGACTATATGGCTAGTACTTCGGCCTCTCTTGAGGAATATACCGAATCACTAGACGGTACCGAGAGTGACTTGGAGTCCGCTACTTCCTATTCTTCTGTTGGCACTACTAATACATCTTTGCATCCTACAGGTGAACCACACATAGCAGAGCCACGCCGGATCACTTTACATGAGCAAGGAGCTCCGGATATTGTACTTCAACCATTGCAAGCAAGGTATCCTAACCTTGATccaaactttgaattgaagagtAGCTTGATAAATCTACTACCTAAGTATCATGGGTTGCCAGGTCAAGACCCCATCCGACTTCTAAAGGATTTTCAAGTTGCTTGTTCTACGGCTCGAAGGCATGGAGCCGATGAGGTGGCTATCATAgtttttgctttccctttctctcttgaagTGCAAGCAAAGACATGGTTTTATTCGCTATCGGATGAGATCGCTACCAATTGGGATTTCTTGAGAAGAGAGTTTCTAGATAAATTCTTCCCACCAGAGAAGACCGACTACATCCGGAAGAAGATTTCGGGTATAATACAAAGAGACCAAGAGAGTTTGTACGAGTATTGGTCTCGGTCCAAGAGGCTATTAGAATATTGTCCACACCATGGAATGAACACTCACTTGCTCATTAGCTACTTCACCGGAGGTCTTTGTGTGAAAGATAGAAGATTGCTCACCGCTTCTAGCGGTGGTTCCCTTTCAAAAAACAAGACGGAGGGAGAAGCTTGGAGTTTGATAAAGGATGTTGCCGAAGCTACACAATATACAAGGGCGAGAAGTAATCCTTTCAAGGGTGTGGTAGAATCGTCCCCTTCCGAATCAAGCCTAACCAAAGCACTTGGGAATATGACCACCATCCTCACGCAAATACAAAAGGATCAAAAGGAATTCTACTCCATCCAAGCCGTCCAAGCTCCACCTCCAGTTGCTCAACTTGAAGGCCCTCCTAGGATTTATGGTTTGTGCTCTAGCATTACACATTACACAGATCAATGCCATCAAATTCAAGAGGAACATGCCCTTATAGTGGCTAATGTGAATTACAACAATCGTCCACCCTATCCTTCTCAAGGTCAAAACCACTACCCTCATGGTACTAATAAACATTAAGGGTGGAGGGAT includes:
- the LOC130963014 gene encoding uncharacterized protein LOC130963014; amino-acid sequence: MITISDERNVEEVHTQTEHFHDNPKEKYEERNHAPHPTHREELKKGDTLNPYAPFPQRLKGGIARRMYSRFLDMFASLDVNIPFIKALQQMPSYIKYIKELLAKKSSLKGGKTIKMNRECSALIQIEPPTKKKDPRSFHIPCAIGETMIDKGLYFVILEMEENHIHPIILGRPFLATAKALIDVERGELLLRIHDEHLTFNVFKPSQKADHDNKESKEDHSKELMEETSMGTQVSHLKTLMVDKQGGQKEQ